CATCCGCTCGGAATATCCGCACGCGGTCGAGGCGATGAACGCGGCGATCGTGGCGGCTCGGCGCGCCGGCTTCCTCGGCAAGCGGATCGGCGGCTCCGCGCATGAGTTCGATCTCGAGGTGCGGGTCGGCGCCGGCGCCTATGTCTGCGGCGAAGAGACTTCGCTCTTGGAGAGCCTCGAGGGCCGCCGCGGCATCGTGCGCGCCAAGCCACCGCTGCCCGCGCATAAGGGCCTGTTCGGCCGTCCGAGCGTGATCAACAACGTGCTCTCGTTCGCGGCGATCCCCTTCATCCTCGACAACGGCGCCAAGGCCTATGCCGATTTCGGCATGGGCCGCTCGCGCGGCACGATGCCGATCCAGCTCGCCGGCAACATCAAATATGGCGGGCTATTCGAGACCGCGTTCGGCGTCACGCTCGGCGAGCTCGTCGACGAGATCGGCGGCGGTACCTTCACCGGACGCGAGGTGCGCGCGGTGCAGGTCGGCGGCCCGCTCGGGGCCTACTTCCCCCGCGCGCTGTTCGACACGCCGTTCGACTACGAGGCGTTTGCCGCGCGCGACGGCCTGATCGGCCATGGCGGCATCGTGGTGTTCGACGACACCGTCGACATGGTCAAGCAGGCTCGCTTCGCGATGGAGTTCTGCGCGATCGAATCCTGCGGCAAGTGCACGCCGTGCCGGATCGGCTCGACCCGCGGCGTCGAGACCATCAACAGGATCATCAACGGCGAGCGCGTCGCGGAAAACCTCGCCGTGATCGAAGACCTCTGCAACACCATGAAATTCGGCTCGCTGTGCGCGCTCGGCGGCTTCACGCCCTACCCCGTGATGAGCGCACTGAAACACTTCCGGGAAGATTTTGGCGGAGATTTAGGTCCCGCACCGGCCCGGCTGCAGGCCGCGGAATAGCAAGGAAATCACGATGTCGCTGATCCAGGAAATCGATTTCGGCACGCCCAGGTCCAAATCCGAGACGATGGTCACGCTGACCATCGACGGCAATCAGATCACCGTGCCCGAGGGCACCTCGATCATGCGCGCGGCGATGGAGGCCGGCACCCAGATCCCGAAGCTGTGCGCGACCGACATGGTCGATGCGTTCGGCTCCTGCCGGCTCTGCCTGGTCGAGATCGAGGGCCGCGCCGGCACACCGGCCTCCTGCACCACGCCTGTCATGCCCGGCCTCGTCGTGCATACCCAGAGCGAGCGGCTGAAGAAGCTGCGCAAGGGCGTGATGGAGCTCTACATCTCCGACCATCCGTTGGACTGCCTGACCTGCGCCGCGAACGGCGACTGCGAATTGCAGGACATGGCGGGCGCGGTCGGCCTGCGCGACGTGCGCTACGGCTATGAGGGCGAGAACCACGTCTTCGCCAAATCGCACGGCTGCGAAAACGACAACTGGATGCCGAAGGACGAATCCAATCCGTACTTCACCTACGATCCCTCGAAGTGCATCGTCTGCTCGCGCTGCGTCCGCGCCTGCGAGGAGGTGCAAGGCACCTTCGCGCTGACGATCTCCGGCCGCGGCTTCGACAGCCGCGTCTCGCCCGGCATGAGCGAGAGCTTCCTCGGCTCCGAATGCGTGTCCTGCGGCGCCTGCGTGCAGGCCTGCCCGACCGCGACGCTGACCGAGAAATCCGTGATCGAGATCGGCCAGCCCGAGCACTCGGTGGTCACCACCTGCGCCTATTGCGGCGTCGGCTGCGCCTTCAAGGCCGAGATGCGCGGCGAGGAAGTGGTGCGCATGGTGCCGTGGAAGGACGGCAAGGCCAATCGCGGCCATTCCTGCGTCAAGGGCCGCTTCGCCTGGGGTTATACCACCCACAAGGAGCGCATCCTGAAGCCGATGATCCGCGAGCGGATCGAGGATCCCTGGCAGGAAGTGTCATGGGACGAGGCGTTCAACTTCGCCGCCGCCAAATTCAAGGGCATCCAGCAGAAATACGGCCGCGACGCAGTCGGCGGCATCACCTCGTCGCGCTGCACCAACGAAGAGACCTATCTGGTGCAGAAGCTGATCCGCGGCGGCTTCGGCAACAACAATGTCGACACCTGCGCCCGCGTCTGCCACTCGCCGACCGGCTACGGCCTGTCACAGACCTTCGGCACCTCGGCGGGCACGCAGGATTTCGATTCGGTTGAAGACACCGACGTCGTGATGATCATCGGCGCCAACCCGGCCTCGGCGCACCCGGTGTTCGCCTCGCGGCTGAAGAAGCGGCTGCGCCAGGGCGCCAAGCTGATCGTGCTCGATCCGCGCCGCACCGAGATGGTGGAGTCGCCGCATGTGAAGGCGCTGCATCTGCCGCTGATGCCCGGCACCAACGTCGCGGTGGTCACTGCACTCGCCCACGTCATCGTCACCGAAGGGCTCGTCAACGAGAGCTTCGTGCGCGAACGCTGCGACTGGAGCGAGTTCGAGGAATGGGCGGCCTTCGTCGCCCAGGAGAAATACAGCCCCGAAGCGACCGCGATCATGACCGGCGTCGATCCGAAGACTCTGCGCGAGGCGGCGCGGATTTATGCCACCGGCGGCAACGGCGCGATCTATTACGGGCTCGGCGTCACCGAGCACAGCCAGGGCTCGACGACGGTGATCGCGATCGCCAACCTCGCGATGGCGACCGGCAATATCGGCAGGCCCGGCGTCGGCGTGAACCCGCTGCGCGGCCAGAACAACGTGCAGGGCTCCTGCGACATGGGCTCGTTCCCGCACGAGCTGCCCGGCTATCGCCATATCTCGGGTGACGCCGCGCGCGAGCAGTTCGAGGCGATGTGGAACGTCAAGCTCAACAAGGAGCCGGGCCTGCGCATCCCCAACATGTTCGATGCCGCGATCGAGGGCACCTTCATGGGGCTCTACGTGCAGGGTGAGGACATCCTGCAATCCGATCCGAACACCAAGCATGTGGTGGCGGCGCTATCGGCAATGGAATGCGTCAT
This Bradyrhizobium sp. CCBAU 53421 DNA region includes the following protein-coding sequences:
- a CDS encoding NADH-ubiquinone oxidoreductase-F iron-sulfur binding region domain-containing protein, which encodes MTMRIYVPRDAAAVAVGADDVALAFAQAATARGAAIEIVRNGSRGLCWLEPMVELSTAQGRIAFGPVTPADVPSLLDAMAGNGQHALRLGVTDEIPWLKRQTRLTFVRCGVVDPRSVDDYRTHGGYRGLERALTLSSDQILADVTTSGLRGRGGAGFPTGIKWKTVAQASADRKYVVCNADEGDSGTFADRMIMEGDPFVVIEGMTIAGITVGATKGYIYIRSEYPHAVEAMNAAIVAARRAGFLGKRIGGSAHEFDLEVRVGAGAYVCGEETSLLESLEGRRGIVRAKPPLPAHKGLFGRPSVINNVLSFAAIPFILDNGAKAYADFGMGRSRGTMPIQLAGNIKYGGLFETAFGVTLGELVDEIGGGTFTGREVRAVQVGGPLGAYFPRALFDTPFDYEAFAARDGLIGHGGIVVFDDTVDMVKQARFAMEFCAIESCGKCTPCRIGSTRGVETINRIINGERVAENLAVIEDLCNTMKFGSLCALGGFTPYPVMSALKHFREDFGGDLGPAPARLQAAE
- the fdhF gene encoding formate dehydrogenase subunit alpha; the protein is MSLIQEIDFGTPRSKSETMVTLTIDGNQITVPEGTSIMRAAMEAGTQIPKLCATDMVDAFGSCRLCLVEIEGRAGTPASCTTPVMPGLVVHTQSERLKKLRKGVMELYISDHPLDCLTCAANGDCELQDMAGAVGLRDVRYGYEGENHVFAKSHGCENDNWMPKDESNPYFTYDPSKCIVCSRCVRACEEVQGTFALTISGRGFDSRVSPGMSESFLGSECVSCGACVQACPTATLTEKSVIEIGQPEHSVVTTCAYCGVGCAFKAEMRGEEVVRMVPWKDGKANRGHSCVKGRFAWGYTTHKERILKPMIRERIEDPWQEVSWDEAFNFAAAKFKGIQQKYGRDAVGGITSSRCTNEETYLVQKLIRGGFGNNNVDTCARVCHSPTGYGLSQTFGTSAGTQDFDSVEDTDVVMIIGANPASAHPVFASRLKKRLRQGAKLIVLDPRRTEMVESPHVKALHLPLMPGTNVAVVTALAHVIVTEGLVNESFVRERCDWSEFEEWAAFVAQEKYSPEATAIMTGVDPKTLREAARIYATGGNGAIYYGLGVTEHSQGSTTVIAIANLAMATGNIGRPGVGVNPLRGQNNVQGSCDMGSFPHELPGYRHISGDAAREQFEAMWNVKLNKEPGLRIPNMFDAAIEGTFMGLYVQGEDILQSDPNTKHVVAALSAMECVIVHDLFLNETANYAHVFLPGSTFLEKDGTFTNAERRIQRVRKVMTPRNGYADWEVTILLAKAMGFEMHYNHPSEIMDEIAALTPTFTGVSYARLDELGSVQWPCNEKAPEGTPIMHIGGFVRGKGKFIVTEYVATDERTGPRYPLLLTTGRILSQYNVGAQTRRTENVVWHAEDRLEIHPHDAEQRGVRDGDWVRLASRAGETTLRAEITDRVAPGVVYTTFHHPDTQANVITTDFSDWATNCPEYKVTAVQISPSNGPSDWQKAYDEQARNSRRIAPAVEAAE